Proteins from a genomic interval of Polaribacter sp. Q13:
- a CDS encoding sulfatase-like hydrolase/transferase: protein MNYKMNHVLAFGILFLIMACATVEKKQEKPSKPNIIFLLSDDQRDNTFGAMGHPIVKSPNVDKLINNGIRFSNTYVAEPICASSRASLFTGTYERVNGIGFTSVYSLTENQWEESYPELLRKNGYYTGFIGKFGVEYYTFKGKASEKFDYWKAHDGWSKFWPKGLENCAIYADSKEDIITSIMGESIEDFLQKTPDDKPFCLSVSFSVPHGSQIMSMHPESELAEICLEPANKYEKLKGTEFYDTLYRDNVVKIPEETAKDPYQFIPEFMLDQQKGRATQTYIYDYNTVSCNEHYIRYYQQISGMDKVIGDMVKSLKEKGLDKNTVIIFASDHGLLMGEYGMGGKALLYDLASKIPCFIYDPRLPENKRGQDIKELVSSLDITSTILDYAGIKSPDVMQGTSLTPLISGTDKDWRQELFLESFFTGRDNPFCEGIRKGDWKYIRMYRGGFWGYKETDLDFKNKKPGYEQLFNLKDDPKEMNNLIKKFEGSELLAELRGKTGNYANEMNSTRVNYKETHSIALRKKNKKKKVEKNKK from the coding sequence ATGAATTATAAAATGAATCATGTACTTGCTTTTGGGATTTTATTTTTAATTATGGCTTGTGCTACCGTAGAAAAAAAACAAGAGAAACCTTCAAAGCCAAATATCATTTTTTTGTTATCGGATGATCAACGAGATAATACCTTTGGAGCAATGGGGCATCCAATTGTAAAATCACCCAATGTAGATAAGCTGATTAACAATGGAATCCGTTTTTCTAATACGTATGTTGCAGAGCCCATTTGTGCATCTAGTAGAGCATCATTATTTACAGGAACTTATGAACGTGTAAATGGTATTGGATTTACATCAGTATATTCTTTAACTGAAAATCAATGGGAAGAAAGTTATCCAGAATTATTGCGTAAAAACGGATATTATACTGGTTTTATTGGGAAATTTGGAGTTGAGTATTATACGTTTAAAGGCAAAGCTTCAGAAAAATTTGATTATTGGAAAGCACACGATGGTTGGTCTAAATTCTGGCCAAAAGGTTTAGAAAACTGTGCTATTTATGCTGATTCGAAAGAAGATATAATTACTTCTATTATGGGAGAAAGCATTGAAGACTTTTTACAGAAAACACCAGATGATAAACCGTTTTGTTTGTCTGTTAGTTTTTCGGTGCCTCACGGAAGTCAAATTATGTCTATGCATCCAGAAAGTGAGTTGGCAGAAATCTGTTTAGAACCTGCAAATAAGTACGAAAAGTTAAAAGGAACAGAATTTTATGACACTTTGTATAGAGATAACGTTGTGAAAATTCCAGAAGAGACTGCAAAAGATCCGTATCAATTTATACCAGAATTTATGCTAGATCAGCAAAAAGGGCGTGCTACTCAAACTTATATTTACGATTACAATACTGTTTCTTGCAATGAGCATTACATCCGTTATTACCAACAAATTTCTGGAATGGATAAAGTAATTGGAGATATGGTAAAATCTTTGAAGGAAAAAGGATTGGATAAAAATACAGTGATCATTTTTGCAAGCGATCATGGTTTGTTAATGGGAGAATACGGAATGGGAGGAAAAGCGTTGTTGTATGATTTAGCTTCTAAAATCCCTTGTTTTATTTATGATCCTCGTTTGCCAGAAAATAAAAGAGGGCAAGATATTAAGGAATTGGTTTCTAGTTTAGACATTACTTCAACAATTTTAGATTATGCGGGTATTAAATCTCCTGATGTTATGCAAGGAACTAGTTTAACGCCATTGATAAGCGGTACAGATAAAGATTGGCGACAAGAATTATTTTTAGAAAGTTTTTTTACAGGAAGAGACAATCCATTTTGTGAGGGAATTAGAAAAGGAGATTGGAAATACATACGCATGTATCGAGGAGGTTTTTGGGGATATAAAGAAACCGATTTAGACTTTAAAAATAAAAAACCGGGTTATGAACAATTATTTAATTTAAAGGATGATCCTAAAGAGATGAATAATTTAATTAAGAAGTTTGAAGGGAGTGAGTTATTAGCAGAACTAAGAGGTAAAACAGGAAACTATGCCAATGAGATGAATAGTACACGTGTAAATTATAAGGAAACCCACAGTATTGCTTTAAGAAAGAAAAACAAAAAGAAGAAAGTTGAAAAAAATAAAAAATAA
- a CDS encoding sulfatase-like hydrolase/transferase, producing the protein MKKIKNKMMNTIQNLTKQVLLLLFVVVSMHTLKAQERPNIIMIMTDDQGWFDAGFNGNKTIKTPNLDNLASKGVIFDRFYSASAVCSPTRASVMTGRNALRIEIPVANSGHLKKEEITIAELVKKEGYATGHFGKWHLGTLTKNELDANRGGKAKHFKHFSIPTMHGYDEFFSTESKVPTYDPLIKPTEFKEGESLIYGWSAVKKGEKSESYKTSYWVGDEQKTKQNLSGDDTKLIVDKVIPFIHKSVANKKPFFTTVWTHTPHLPVVTSDYYKAKYAGFTNKEKLYYGCITALDDQVGALWSELEKLGITDNTMIWFCSDNGPEEETPGSSGEFRARKRSLYEGGLRTPAFVVWEGKLKGNKRVDFPASTSDYLPTIINLLDIEYPDNRPLDGIDIMPFIKKPKKQRKKPMGFAYKKRISWVTNQYKLVSEDLGVTYELYDLLNDRSEKNNLIKSMPELAAKMEKELAAWFVSVNNSKKGNDY; encoded by the coding sequence TTGAAAAAAATAAAAAATAAGATGATGAATACTATTCAAAATTTAACAAAACAGGTACTATTATTGCTGTTTGTGGTAGTTTCTATGCATACCTTAAAAGCACAAGAACGACCGAATATTATTATGATTATGACGGATGATCAAGGTTGGTTTGATGCCGGTTTTAATGGGAATAAGACTATTAAAACTCCAAATTTGGATAATTTAGCTTCAAAAGGAGTCATTTTTGATCGTTTTTATTCAGCATCCGCAGTATGTTCTCCAACAAGAGCAAGTGTTATGACAGGTAGAAATGCACTAAGAATTGAAATTCCGGTTGCTAATTCTGGACATTTAAAAAAAGAAGAAATAACGATTGCAGAATTAGTAAAAAAAGAAGGATATGCTACAGGGCATTTTGGTAAATGGCATTTAGGAACTTTAACAAAAAATGAATTAGATGCAAATCGTGGTGGGAAAGCGAAGCATTTTAAACATTTTAGCATTCCTACAATGCATGGTTATGATGAATTTTTTAGTACAGAGTCAAAAGTACCAACGTATGATCCATTGATAAAACCAACTGAATTTAAAGAAGGAGAATCATTAATTTATGGTTGGTCTGCCGTTAAAAAAGGAGAGAAGTCAGAAAGTTATAAAACTTCATACTGGGTTGGTGATGAGCAGAAAACAAAACAAAATTTATCGGGAGATGACACCAAACTTATTGTTGATAAGGTAATTCCGTTTATTCATAAATCAGTTGCCAATAAGAAACCTTTTTTCACAACAGTTTGGACACATACACCACATTTACCCGTGGTTACAAGTGATTATTATAAAGCTAAATATGCTGGTTTTACAAATAAAGAAAAGCTTTATTATGGTTGTATCACTGCTTTAGATGATCAGGTAGGAGCCTTGTGGAGCGAATTAGAAAAATTAGGAATTACAGACAATACAATGATTTGGTTTTGTAGTGATAATGGTCCAGAAGAGGAAACTCCCGGGAGTTCTGGAGAGTTTAGAGCGCGTAAAAGAAGTTTGTATGAAGGTGGTTTACGCACACCTGCTTTTGTTGTTTGGGAAGGAAAATTAAAAGGGAATAAACGTGTTGATTTTCCTGCTTCTACAAGTGATTATTTGCCAACAATAATTAATCTATTAGATATTGAGTATCCAGATAACAGACCTTTAGATGGTATAGATATTATGCCTTTCATAAAAAAACCGAAGAAGCAACGTAAAAAACCAATGGGATTTGCATATAAAAAGCGCATTTCTTGGGTTACGAATCAATACAAATTGGTTTCTGAAGATTTAGGTGTAACCTATGAGTTGTATGATTTGTTAAATGACAGATCAGAAAAAAATAATTTAATTAAATCGATGCCAGAACTCGCTGCTAAAATGGAAAAAGAATTAGCTGCTTGGTTTGTATCGGTTAATAATAGTAAAAAAGGAAATGATTATTAA
- a CDS encoding arylsulfatase has protein sequence MKLATYCFVLTMLFTSCTKAQTNTKPNIVIIYADDMGYGDLNCQNPNSKIPTPNLDKLASEGMRFTDAHSSSGICSPSRFALLTGQYHWRRTHNIVNSFGGPMFKDSDVTLPQLLKTAGYETAAIGKWHLGWNWNFINKEPSGERTYWGKTHKTYLVKDIDWKAPLTGGPLDRGFDYYFGDGTINFPPYAWVENDKFVEAPNDFFEFNLFAREAKEIDWDSRPGPKVAGWDPYQVLPTLTKKTVSWIHNQKKEKPFFLYLALPSPHAPIIPNDEFDGKSEAGAYGDYMFQTDWIAGQVLKALKDKGFEENTIVIFSSDNGPEQFAFERAKKFDHYSMGDFRGLKRDLWEGGHHIPFIIKWPNNVEAGVVSDKLISQVDIMSTILDITKTTIPEKAAMDSQSFLPIILGDSEEKSTRTSTIHNTQRKRFAVRKGKWLFINYTTGDVSKMPDYYKELRGYKDFTTKGLLFDLDKDIEQRDNLYSKFPDVVKEMELLLKKELSRGYLN, from the coding sequence ATGAAACTAGCAACTTACTGTTTTGTACTAACAATGTTATTTACAAGTTGTACAAAAGCTCAAACAAATACAAAACCAAATATTGTAATTATATATGCTGATGATATGGGGTATGGCGATTTAAATTGTCAGAATCCGAATTCTAAAATTCCTACGCCAAATTTAGATAAATTAGCTTCCGAAGGCATGCGATTTACAGATGCGCATAGTTCTTCTGGAATTTGTTCTCCAAGTAGATTTGCATTGCTAACGGGGCAATATCACTGGAGAAGAACCCATAATATTGTCAATTCTTTTGGAGGTCCAATGTTTAAAGATAGCGATGTAACACTTCCGCAATTATTAAAAACAGCAGGATATGAAACCGCAGCAATAGGGAAGTGGCATTTAGGTTGGAATTGGAATTTTATCAATAAAGAACCGTCTGGAGAGCGCACGTATTGGGGTAAAACTCATAAAACGTATTTAGTTAAAGATATAGATTGGAAAGCACCATTAACTGGCGGACCTTTAGATAGAGGTTTTGATTATTATTTTGGTGATGGAACCATTAATTTTCCGCCTTATGCTTGGGTAGAAAATGATAAGTTTGTGGAGGCTCCCAATGATTTTTTTGAGTTTAATCTGTTTGCAAGAGAAGCAAAAGAAATAGATTGGGATTCTAGACCAGGACCCAAAGTAGCTGGTTGGGATCCTTATCAAGTATTACCAACGTTAACTAAAAAAACAGTTTCTTGGATTCATAATCAGAAAAAAGAGAAACCATTTTTTCTATACTTAGCATTGCCATCTCCACACGCACCAATTATTCCGAATGATGAATTTGATGGAAAATCAGAAGCAGGAGCTTATGGTGATTATATGTTTCAAACAGATTGGATTGCTGGTCAAGTTTTAAAAGCATTAAAAGACAAGGGGTTTGAAGAAAATACCATCGTTATTTTTAGTTCAGATAATGGTCCAGAACAATTTGCTTTTGAAAGAGCAAAGAAATTTGATCATTACAGCATGGGCGATTTTAGAGGTTTGAAAAGAGATTTATGGGAAGGCGGACATCATATTCCGTTTATAATTAAGTGGCCAAATAACGTGGAAGCTGGAGTTGTTTCAGACAAATTAATATCACAAGTAGATATTATGTCTACTATTTTAGATATCACAAAAACCACTATACCAGAAAAAGCAGCCATGGATAGTCAAAGTTTTTTGCCTATTATTTTAGGAGATTCAGAAGAGAAATCAACAAGAACATCCACAATACATAACACACAAAGAAAAAGGTTTGCGGTAAGAAAAGGTAAATGGTTGTTTATAAATTATACTACCGGAGACGTTTCTAAAATGCCGGATTATTATAAAGAATTAAGAGGTTATAAAGATTTTACTACCAAAGGGTTATTGTTTGATTTGGACAAAGATATAGAACAGCGTGATAATTTATATTCAAAATTCCCTGATGTTGTAAAAGAAATGGAATTACTATTAAAGAAAGAATTGAGTAGAGGATATTTAAATTAA
- a CDS encoding sulfatase produces MSTYSIHGQKKKPNILLICIDDLRPELASFGASYVKSPNIDQLAKEGRAFQNHYVNAPSCGPSRYTLLTGIYGPPQNNALFLRAKKLENNPKSVMPSMPEWFKKNGYTTVSVGKVSHHPGGRGGADWNDDHVIEMPNAWDKHLMPVAEWQHPRGGMHGLANGEIRTKSGNMDVFQTVEGPDTIYPDGHITNEALNQLDDLTSNKKPFFLAVGIIKPHLPFGAPKKYYDLYDGVKLPELKNTDKPKGITTWHSSGEFMKYNRWGKNPNEDKEFALEVRKHYAACVSYADEQVGRILQKLKETGADKNTVIVLWGDHGWNLGEHAIWGKHNLFEQGLHSPLIISYPTLKKKGKSTNAIVETVDIFPTLCDLVDVEIPAFAKGTSLKRLLKNNKKSGHLAVAYNGKAQTLRTDTYRLIAHKKGSFELYNHLKDPLEMNNIAESNPEVVQKLNLLLKEKLK; encoded by the coding sequence ATGTCTACTTATTCCATCCATGGACAAAAAAAGAAACCTAATATTTTACTAATTTGTATTGATGATTTACGTCCGGAATTGGCCTCATTTGGCGCTTCTTATGTGAAATCTCCTAATATAGATCAACTAGCAAAAGAAGGAAGAGCTTTTCAAAATCATTATGTAAATGCACCAAGTTGTGGTCCGTCTCGTTATACTTTGTTAACGGGTATTTATGGTCCACCGCAGAATAATGCACTATTTCTACGTGCAAAGAAGTTAGAAAATAATCCAAAAAGTGTAATGCCGAGTATGCCAGAATGGTTTAAGAAAAACGGTTATACAACAGTTTCTGTTGGTAAAGTATCTCATCATCCTGGAGGTAGAGGTGGAGCAGATTGGAATGATGATCATGTTATAGAAATGCCAAATGCCTGGGATAAACACCTCATGCCAGTTGCAGAATGGCAGCATCCTAGAGGAGGTATGCATGGTTTAGCAAATGGCGAAATTAGAACTAAATCTGGTAATATGGATGTTTTTCAAACTGTTGAAGGTCCAGACACAATATATCCTGATGGTCATATTACCAACGAAGCGTTGAATCAATTAGATGATTTAACATCAAATAAAAAACCATTTTTCTTGGCTGTAGGTATTATTAAACCCCACTTACCATTTGGAGCACCAAAAAAGTATTATGATTTATATGACGGTGTAAAATTACCAGAATTAAAAAATACAGATAAACCAAAAGGGATTACAACTTGGCATTCATCTGGCGAGTTTATGAAATACAATCGTTGGGGTAAAAACCCGAATGAAGATAAAGAATTTGCGTTAGAAGTTAGAAAACATTATGCTGCATGTGTAAGTTATGCGGATGAACAAGTTGGCAGAATTCTTCAAAAATTAAAAGAAACGGGAGCCGATAAAAATACCGTTATCGTTTTATGGGGAGATCATGGTTGGAATTTAGGAGAACATGCCATTTGGGGCAAACACAATTTATTTGAACAAGGATTGCATTCGCCTTTAATCATATCTTATCCTACTTTAAAAAAGAAAGGAAAAAGTACAAATGCTATTGTAGAAACTGTAGATATTTTTCCAACCTTATGTGATTTAGTGGATGTTGAAATTCCTGCTTTTGCAAAAGGAACTTCCTTAAAAAGATTGTTAAAAAACAATAAAAAATCTGGGCATTTAGCAGTTGCCTATAATGGGAAAGCACAAACACTTAGAACAGATACCTATAGGTTAATAGCGCACAAAAAAGGGAGTTTTGAATTGTACAATCATCTTAAAGATCCTTTAGAAATGAATAACATTGCAGAAAGTAATCCAGAGGTTGTTCAAAAGCTGAATTTATTATTAAAGGAAAAGCTGAAATAA
- a CDS encoding T9SS type A sorting domain-containing protein produces MTQFFRIIIFICFFSFLEITQAQVIFNSGFENSLATDWAANTSGTGMDAFEITTAAKRTGANGFHMDFAAAGQKGNLWTPKNIEWENGETYRISFYYKAIDIGTSNEPNVKVFQSDGTKFEHFNFTLNSTTWTKYTTEFTAGKDDTGGYVLFSIRPNTTGDFGSFYFDDFSIEKLVPETGFFADIKTKDIPSDPSITWTQFGPGMSGNNTCFYVHPTDPNTHYTSPNMGNSYRSTDKGFTYETIMNEDAGSYSSSERGPIEMFSLDFSRQNENFGFSTGKRKGELYISSDKGKKWQLITTNATKNNFLSCVSVDPKDDNVWFLGAGKMRDYGRTLYPLSNPKGTHVDENANGQLWKTTDKGVTWALSNSGIDSNAEFETILVDPIDSNIVYAGTNYGFYKSTDGGVTWVLKSNGIDHDMIRSMDIHHDKTTNQITIFALSNITWKANGNTVENDKGGVFKSTDRGETWISMNGNLAIDLNPFSGDANFVKDYYQSITHYFGFSSIDAAKTAYPVLPTNITSRFYMVTVDPNDVNNVYLVNNYSNASENNFRPGQIWRTTNGGSNWFVTLRNGKNWNNGNDDAYWVSERNNPMGTNITMKYKSDWVNRDNYDRKGCNFIKFNSDGSVLYTQMAKIGLVSYDKGATWLDIDDEAAASPNSWVGAGNSNVPGHGFYQSELIPDKVFCASGENSLWITNDEGEAIRPGAQGAEVLDLTGGEHSVSSFVVHPTDPTIWFATFFRQEKKGQVIKSTDSGKTWASIGTPVPSPWPELGGGDQSVHQLSFIIDKDNPNNMYFCVPRSTLKLEWVGDSVTAWGVHKSTDGGATWSQVNNGLPSSLDVARLKMDPTNSSILYAAVIDNGGGLYKSIDKGLNWAKVASTNAISGSSGINDIHFDVDGKAYITAGFKNENSDVGGLWVSDDNMQTWTKKFDYPWTNRVEVAKYDSKTILLSTLPNSKVGYKNSGTFLSKDGGDTWVKINIGNGQADRINDIAINYTKVGYYYASTRGSGWYRAIDSNPNTLSLGKINRKEKIKVYPNPVSDELFINGIEGENTLLIYSMNGRLIQTFKNKTEFNISHLAKGMYIYVIRNTEDGSKMKSGKIIKR; encoded by the coding sequence ATGACACAATTTTTTAGGATTATTATCTTCATTTGTTTTTTCTCGTTTTTAGAAATTACGCAAGCACAAGTAATTTTTAACAGTGGTTTCGAAAACAGTTTAGCTACTGATTGGGCTGCAAATACTAGCGGTACAGGAATGGATGCTTTTGAAATTACTACAGCTGCTAAACGTACAGGTGCAAATGGTTTTCATATGGATTTTGCGGCTGCTGGTCAAAAAGGAAATCTTTGGACGCCTAAAAATATAGAATGGGAAAACGGCGAAACTTATCGTATTTCATTTTATTATAAAGCAATTGATATTGGTACTAGTAATGAACCTAATGTAAAAGTGTTTCAAAGCGATGGAACTAAATTCGAGCATTTCAATTTCACATTAAATAGTACAACTTGGACTAAATATACTACAGAATTTACTGCAGGAAAAGATGATACTGGAGGCTATGTTTTATTTTCTATAAGACCAAATACAACTGGAGATTTTGGATCATTTTATTTTGATGATTTTTCTATTGAAAAATTAGTGCCGGAAACGGGTTTCTTCGCAGATATAAAAACTAAAGATATTCCGTCTGATCCATCTATTACTTGGACGCAATTTGGTCCGGGAATGAGTGGGAATAACACTTGTTTTTATGTGCACCCTACAGATCCTAATACACATTACACGAGTCCGAATATGGGGAATTCCTACCGTTCAACGGATAAAGGATTTACGTATGAAACCATTATGAATGAAGATGCTGGTTCATATTCTTCTAGTGAAAGAGGGCCTATAGAAATGTTTTCATTAGATTTTTCTAGACAGAACGAAAATTTTGGATTTTCAACAGGAAAAAGAAAAGGAGAGTTATATATTTCTTCTGATAAAGGAAAAAAATGGCAACTTATTACTACAAATGCAACCAAAAATAATTTTTTATCTTGTGTTTCCGTAGATCCTAAAGATGATAATGTTTGGTTTTTAGGAGCAGGAAAAATGCGTGATTATGGGCGTACTTTATATCCGTTATCAAATCCTAAAGGAACACATGTAGATGAAAATGCAAACGGACAACTATGGAAAACTACAGATAAAGGAGTTACTTGGGCTTTATCTAATTCAGGGATAGATTCAAATGCAGAGTTTGAAACTATTTTGGTAGATCCAATAGACTCTAACATTGTGTATGCAGGTACAAATTATGGATTTTATAAAAGTACAGATGGAGGTGTAACTTGGGTGCTAAAATCTAACGGAATAGATCATGATATGATTCGTTCTATGGACATACATCATGATAAAACTACCAATCAAATTACCATTTTTGCCCTAAGTAATATTACGTGGAAGGCTAATGGAAATACGGTAGAAAACGATAAAGGCGGTGTTTTTAAAAGTACCGATAGAGGAGAAACTTGGATAAGTATGAATGGTAATTTAGCAATAGATTTAAATCCTTTTTCTGGTGATGCAAATTTTGTTAAAGATTATTATCAATCTATTACCCACTATTTTGGATTTTCTTCTATAGATGCTGCAAAAACGGCTTACCCTGTTTTACCAACCAATATAACGTCACGTTTTTACATGGTTACGGTAGATCCTAATGATGTAAATAATGTGTATTTGGTAAACAATTATTCTAATGCATCAGAAAACAATTTTAGACCAGGGCAAATTTGGCGAACAACTAACGGTGGTTCAAATTGGTTTGTAACCTTACGAAATGGTAAAAACTGGAATAACGGTAATGATGATGCATATTGGGTTTCTGAAAGAAATAATCCAATGGGAACAAATATTACCATGAAATATAAAAGCGACTGGGTAAATAGAGATAATTATGATCGTAAAGGATGTAATTTTATTAAGTTTAATTCAGATGGTTCGGTATTGTACACTCAAATGGCAAAAATTGGTTTGGTTTCTTATGATAAAGGAGCAACTTGGTTAGATATTGATGATGAAGCAGCAGCAAGCCCAAACAGTTGGGTTGGTGCAGGAAATAGCAATGTTCCTGGGCATGGGTTTTATCAATCAGAGCTTATACCTGACAAGGTTTTTTGCGCCTCAGGAGAAAATAGTTTATGGATTACCAATGATGAAGGAGAAGCAATTAGACCAGGAGCGCAAGGAGCAGAGGTTTTGGACTTAACAGGAGGTGAACATTCTGTGAGTTCTTTTGTGGTGCATCCTACAGATCCAACCATTTGGTTTGCAACGTTTTTTAGGCAGGAAAAAAAGGGACAAGTAATAAAATCTACCGATAGTGGTAAAACATGGGCAAGTATTGGTACGCCAGTGCCTTCACCTTGGCCAGAATTAGGTGGCGGAGATCAATCTGTACATCAATTAAGTTTTATTATAGACAAAGACAATCCTAATAACATGTATTTCTGTGTGCCACGTTCTACTTTAAAATTAGAATGGGTTGGAGATAGTGTTACTGCTTGGGGAGTGCATAAATCTACAGACGGAGGAGCTACTTGGAGTCAAGTAAATAATGGATTACCAAGTTCTTTAGATGTTGCGAGGTTAAAGATGGATCCTACTAATTCTTCTATTTTGTATGCTGCAGTAATTGATAATGGCGGAGGTTTGTATAAGTCGATTGACAAAGGGTTGAATTGGGCAAAAGTAGCCTCTACAAATGCCATTTCTGGTAGTTCTGGTATTAATGATATTCATTTTGATGTAGATGGTAAGGCTTATATAACTGCTGGTTTTAAGAATGAAAATTCTGATGTTGGTGGATTATGGGTAAGTGATGATAACATGCAAACTTGGACTAAAAAGTTCGATTATCCTTGGACAAATCGTGTAGAAGTTGCAAAGTACGATTCAAAAACTATTTTATTATCAACTTTACCAAATTCAAAAGTAGGATATAAAAATTCAGGTACTTTTTTATCTAAAGATGGTGGAGATACTTGGGTGAAAATAAATATTGGAAACGGACAAGCCGATAGAATAAATGATATTGCCATTAATTATACGAAAGTAGGCTATTACTATGCATCCACACGAGGAAGTGGTTGGTATAGAGCAATCGATTCTAATCCGAATACTTTAAGTTTAGGTAAAATTAATAGGAAAGAGAAGATAAAAGTGTATCCAAATCCTGTTTCTGATGAATTATTTATAAACGGAATTGAAGGTGAAAATACTCTTTTAATTTATTCAATGAATGGTAGATTAATACAGACTTTTAAAAATAAAACCGAATTTAATATCTCTCATTTAGCAAAAGGCATGTACATCTATGTGATACGTAATACTGAAGATGGTTCTAAAATGAAATCTGGAAAAATAATTAAAAGATAA
- a CDS encoding DUF1080 domain-containing protein → MKKSILSLLVFSALTLTVNAQKTIDLFNGKNLNGWKALNGFAKYEVEDNAIVGTSTKGSPSTYLSTEKEYTNFILEYDIKIDATLNGGVQIRSHFDPSKGNNSVYGLQVEAETSPRGWSGGIFDQSRNGWRYTTEYNPEVKTAWDVKGWNTVKVIASGHRIATWVNGVNIANLIEENVEKGFVALQVHAAGGNKIGKKTRWKNIKITEISDNYKFKTTAPLASYLKNDLTKEEKANDWKLLWDGKTTKGWRGAKQDKFPAKGWGIKDGILSVKASGGAESENGGDIVTTKPYKNFILELDFEYTPGANSGIKYFVDTNLNKGKGSAIGCEFQILDDKKHPDAKKGTNGNRTIGSLYDLITANAQEYIPSLYTKKYVNGGSWNRARIVVKDGLVQHFLNGCKVVEYNRNTQMWKALVAYSKYKDWPNFGEAKEGLILLQDHGDQVHYKNIKIKELN, encoded by the coding sequence ATGAAAAAAAGTATTTTAAGCTTATTAGTGTTTTCTGCACTTACACTAACTGTAAATGCACAAAAAACAATAGATTTATTTAATGGTAAAAACCTAAACGGCTGGAAAGCTTTAAATGGGTTTGCGAAGTATGAAGTTGAAGATAATGCCATTGTTGGAACATCAACAAAAGGATCTCCAAGTACTTATTTGTCCACAGAAAAAGAGTACACCAATTTTATTTTGGAATATGATATTAAAATTGATGCAACCTTAAATGGAGGTGTACAAATAAGAAGTCATTTTGATCCTTCTAAAGGAAATAACTCAGTTTATGGCTTACAGGTAGAAGCGGAAACTTCTCCTAGAGGATGGAGTGGAGGTATTTTTGACCAAAGTAGAAATGGTTGGAGATATACTACAGAATATAATCCAGAAGTTAAAACTGCGTGGGATGTAAAAGGTTGGAATACGGTAAAGGTTATTGCAAGCGGTCATAGAATTGCTACTTGGGTAAATGGTGTAAATATTGCCAATTTAATCGAAGAGAATGTTGAAAAAGGATTTGTAGCATTACAAGTTCATGCTGCTGGAGGAAATAAAATAGGCAAGAAAACGAGATGGAAGAATATTAAAATAACTGAAATTTCTGACAATTATAAATTTAAAACTACAGCACCATTAGCTAGTTATTTGAAAAATGATCTTACTAAAGAAGAAAAAGCTAACGATTGGAAACTACTTTGGGATGGTAAAACAACCAAAGGATGGCGAGGAGCTAAACAAGATAAGTTTCCTGCAAAAGGTTGGGGAATTAAAGACGGTATTTTGTCTGTAAAAGCTTCTGGAGGTGCAGAGTCTGAAAACGGAGGAGATATTGTTACAACCAAGCCTTATAAGAATTTTATTTTAGAATTAGATTTTGAATATACGCCTGGAGCAAATAGTGGAATTAAGTATTTTGTAGATACCAATTTAAATAAAGGAAAAGGTTCTGCAATAGGTTGTGAGTTTCAGATTTTGGATGATAAAAAACATCCTGATGCAAAAAAAGGAACAAATGGTAACAGAACTATAGGTTCTTTATATGATCTAATAACAGCGAATGCACAAGAGTATATTCCGTCTTTGTATACCAAAAAATATGTAAATGGAGGTAGTTGGAACAGAGCACGTATTGTTGTGAAAGATGGTTTAGTACAACATTTTTTAAATGGTTGTAAAGTAGTTGAATACAATAGAAATACACAAATGTGGAAAGCACTAGTAGCATATAGTAAATATAAGGATTGGCCAAATTTTGGTGAAGCTAAAGAAGGCCTTATTCTTTTGCAAGATCATGGTGATCAAGTTCATTACAAGAACATCAAAATTAAAGAACTAAATTAA